A genomic window from Luteolibacter sp. LG18 includes:
- a CDS encoding DUF4407 domain-containing protein has translation MKPNPVKRLFFWLSGAGTETLEQCPAWEQRKYVAFGATVLVPCAFAFIACAYALSTLTREPRVIYPVAAVWAFIILTIDRALIAGYRPYLSWTRKLSQFGLRLCVAVLMGLTIAHPLVLLLFRDTVSAVVEKDRAAEIETVRGGFENEKTKIRTEIAKLETSIADQRQKWNETFQAKFILQETEDASAAIPGLTKEQQVELKKATDEATKPFRDRLATVDKQSEELTPGYTKVQSELGYWQAEYERELNGQRSGLKGEGPRARSIRSDQLDPRREESKRMGGLLEHLSAEKATLQTQVREAEKGAIATFEGHMKEIEVANKAEADRVAGLKRKVEEDQAGQFVTQQNALRDTIKQQIDSRLKELSLTQDGLARVSNEEATRLDAIRDEPRRDILTQTLALHALFQAGAEGGQFAFYTYLVLTLLFMLVDTIPLVVKFFTKPGPYDSLVDRDEVTFDSEHKAFLHSHRRYMGQLAEGNLLAVTRNKRLENALVDGVEHSRAAREFLDSLIEMERAFSEKMHLEQEAAAAASPEKLAALEAIKRRFYEDMQHRMESFFAGQRAMS, from the coding sequence GTGAAACGTCTCTTCTTCTGGCTCTCCGGCGCGGGCACCGAAACGCTCGAGCAATGCCCCGCCTGGGAGCAGCGCAAGTACGTCGCCTTCGGCGCCACCGTGCTGGTGCCCTGCGCGTTCGCCTTCATCGCCTGTGCCTACGCCCTCTCCACCCTCACCCGGGAACCGCGGGTGATCTATCCGGTGGCCGCGGTGTGGGCCTTCATCATCCTCACCATCGACCGCGCCCTGATCGCGGGCTACCGGCCCTACCTCTCGTGGACGCGGAAGCTGTCCCAATTCGGCCTCCGCCTGTGCGTGGCCGTGCTGATGGGCCTGACGATCGCCCACCCGCTGGTGCTGCTGCTGTTCCGCGACACGGTGTCCGCCGTGGTCGAGAAGGACCGCGCCGCGGAGATCGAGACGGTGCGCGGCGGCTTCGAGAACGAGAAGACCAAGATCCGCACCGAGATCGCGAAGCTGGAAACCTCCATCGCCGACCAGCGCCAGAAGTGGAACGAGACCTTCCAGGCCAAATTCATCCTCCAGGAAACCGAGGACGCCTCCGCCGCCATTCCCGGCCTGACCAAGGAGCAGCAGGTGGAATTGAAGAAGGCCACCGACGAGGCCACCAAGCCGTTCCGCGACCGCCTCGCGACCGTCGACAAGCAGTCGGAGGAACTCACCCCCGGCTACACCAAGGTCCAGAGCGAGCTCGGCTACTGGCAGGCGGAATACGAGCGCGAGCTCAACGGCCAACGCTCCGGCCTGAAGGGCGAGGGCCCGCGTGCCCGCTCGATCCGCTCCGACCAGCTCGACCCGCGCCGCGAGGAATCGAAGCGTATGGGCGGCCTGTTGGAACACCTCTCCGCCGAGAAGGCCACCCTCCAGACCCAGGTCCGCGAGGCCGAGAAGGGCGCGATCGCCACCTTCGAGGGCCACATGAAGGAAATCGAGGTGGCCAACAAGGCGGAGGCCGACCGCGTGGCCGGGCTGAAACGGAAGGTCGAGGAAGACCAGGCCGGCCAGTTTGTCACCCAACAGAACGCCCTGCGCGACACCATCAAGCAGCAGATCGACAGCCGCCTGAAGGAACTCTCGCTGACTCAGGACGGCCTGGCCCGCGTGTCCAACGAGGAGGCCACCCGCCTCGACGCCATCCGCGACGAACCCCGCCGCGACATCCTCACCCAGACGCTGGCCCTCCACGCCCTGTTCCAGGCCGGGGCCGAGGGCGGCCAGTTCGCCTTCTACACCTACCTGGTGCTGACCCTCCTGTTCATGCTGGTGGACACCATCCCGCTGGTCGTGAAGTTCTTCACCAAGCCCGGCCCCTACGACTCGCTGGTGGACCGCGACGAGGTCACCTTCGATTCCGAGCACAAGGCCTTCCTCCACAGCCACCGCCGCTACATGGGCCAGCTCGCCGAGGGCAACCTGCTCGCCGTGACCCGCAACAAGCGACTGGAAAACGCGCTGGTCGATGGCGTGGAGCACTCCCGAGCAGCCCGTGAGTTCCTCGATTCGCTGATCGAAATGGAGCGCGCGTTCTCGGAGAAAATGCACCTCGAACAGGAAGCCGCCGCGGCCGCCTCCCCGGAGAAACTCGCCGCCCTGGAGGCGATCAAGCGCCGCTTCTACGAGGACATGCAGCACCGCATGGAGAGCTTCTTCGCCGGCCAGCGGGCGATGTCCTGA
- a CDS encoding class I SAM-dependent methyltransferase, translated as MASSYQSLEAELHDPFWEAEGPSAELPLIQTFLAHFPGTSLEIGCGSGRLLIPLLLEGFEVEGLEPSADMLTLCRKKTAVVGLEPVLHAGTAEEFTPDKRYAAALIPAFTLQLCPDPALALKRIADLLKPEGGLYLTVFTPDAELEGDLPENEWYPDHEVRLPDGRIGAVETKHRLDEPNRLLHRDHRYTLMNADREPISSHECSQTLRWFEPAELHALLVEAGFEHFEGIADFEETFAFPQDADAQILTVIARRS; from the coding sequence GTGGCCAGCAGTTACCAATCCCTCGAAGCCGAATTGCACGATCCGTTCTGGGAAGCGGAAGGACCGTCCGCGGAGCTGCCGCTGATCCAAACTTTCCTCGCCCATTTCCCCGGCACCTCGCTGGAGATCGGCTGCGGCTCGGGGCGCCTGCTCATCCCCCTGCTGCTGGAAGGCTTCGAAGTCGAGGGGCTGGAGCCCTCCGCGGACATGCTGACGCTGTGCCGGAAGAAAACCGCGGTGGTCGGCCTGGAGCCGGTGCTGCACGCCGGAACCGCCGAGGAATTCACCCCGGACAAACGCTATGCCGCCGCGCTCATTCCCGCGTTCACGCTCCAGCTTTGCCCGGATCCCGCACTCGCCTTGAAACGCATCGCGGATCTGCTGAAACCCGAGGGCGGCCTTTACCTCACCGTCTTCACGCCGGATGCGGAGCTGGAAGGCGATCTCCCGGAGAACGAATGGTATCCCGACCACGAGGTGCGGCTACCCGACGGCCGGATCGGAGCGGTGGAAACGAAACACCGTCTCGATGAGCCCAACCGCCTGCTTCACCGCGACCACCGCTACACGCTGATGAACGCGGACCGCGAACCGATCTCCAGCCACGAATGCTCGCAAACCCTGCGCTGGTTCGAGCCGGCGGAACTCCACGCCCTGCTGGTCGAGGCCGGGTTCGAGCACTTCGAAGGCATCGCCGACTTTGAGGAAACCTTTGCGTTCCCCCAAGACGCCGACGCCCAGATCCTGACCGTTATCGCCAGAAGGAGTTGA
- a CDS encoding hemolysin family protein — protein sequence MSLFSLITLLAVEGGHAPSHELPSLGVCLLYLLGIIFFLLLNAFFVASEFAIVKVRPSQLEMGGKGKPTRSATAQHVVAHLDGYLSATQLGITIASLALGFLGEPFVEALVSPLLLMMGVPLEFAFIGLTIKPVSWISFILAIGSFTFLHVVLGELLPKSIAIRKAVATTLLLAGPLHVFYKVFRVAIAVLNGTANWMLKHLFRIDPVSESEHVHSADELALLFAESERAQEVTETEREILINALELNELWVRDVMTPRARVVALDADQPFEKALEIAQRSKHTRFPLIKGHLDHAIGLIHIKDLLKLVSQPDPDLMRIKRELKIVPDTMPLDTLLKFFLREHAHLAMVVDEFGTPVGIVFLDNVIEELVGDIQDEFDNERSAFTRINADEFVIEGAMTLNDLSGYVEELYLESGEVTTVGGYITQQLGRFPEPGETIEILGYEAKVTSTDGRRVGQVHFRKLPEPSDEPAAQAEEELVGKDAE from the coding sequence ATGTCCCTGTTCTCTCTCATCACCCTGCTCGCCGTGGAAGGTGGGCACGCGCCGTCCCATGAGCTGCCGTCCCTCGGGGTGTGCCTGCTGTATCTGCTCGGGATCATCTTCTTCCTGCTGCTGAACGCCTTCTTCGTGGCGTCGGAGTTCGCGATCGTGAAGGTCCGCCCGAGCCAGCTTGAAATGGGCGGCAAGGGCAAGCCGACCCGCTCCGCCACCGCCCAGCATGTGGTGGCGCATCTGGACGGCTACCTTTCCGCCACCCAGCTCGGCATCACCATCGCCTCGCTGGCACTCGGTTTCCTTGGCGAGCCTTTCGTGGAGGCGCTGGTTTCCCCGCTCTTGCTGATGATGGGCGTGCCGCTGGAGTTCGCCTTCATCGGCCTGACGATCAAGCCGGTCTCGTGGATTTCCTTCATCCTGGCGATCGGTTCGTTCACGTTCCTGCACGTGGTGCTTGGCGAATTGCTGCCGAAGTCGATCGCGATCCGCAAGGCGGTGGCCACCACGCTGCTGCTGGCCGGTCCGCTGCATGTTTTCTACAAGGTGTTCCGGGTGGCGATTGCCGTGCTCAACGGGACCGCGAACTGGATGCTGAAGCACCTGTTCCGCATCGATCCGGTGAGCGAGAGCGAACACGTTCACTCCGCCGACGAGCTGGCGCTGCTTTTCGCCGAAAGCGAGCGCGCCCAGGAGGTGACCGAAACCGAGCGTGAGATCCTGATCAACGCGCTGGAATTGAACGAGCTGTGGGTGCGTGACGTGATGACGCCGCGCGCCCGGGTGGTGGCGCTCGACGCCGACCAGCCGTTCGAAAAGGCCCTCGAGATCGCCCAGCGCAGCAAGCACACCCGCTTCCCGCTGATCAAGGGTCACCTCGACCACGCCATCGGCCTGATCCACATCAAGGACCTGCTCAAGCTGGTCAGCCAGCCGGATCCGGACCTGATGCGGATCAAGCGCGAGCTGAAGATCGTGCCGGACACCATGCCGCTCGATACCCTGCTGAAGTTCTTCCTGCGCGAGCACGCCCACCTGGCGATGGTCGTGGACGAATTCGGAACCCCGGTCGGCATCGTGTTCCTCGACAACGTGATCGAGGAACTGGTGGGCGACATCCAGGACGAGTTCGACAACGAGCGCTCGGCGTTCACCCGCATCAACGCCGACGAGTTCGTGATCGAGGGTGCCATGACCCTCAATGACCTCAGCGGTTACGTGGAGGAGCTTTACCTCGAAAGCGGCGAAGTGACGACCGTGGGTGGCTACATCACCCAGCAGCTCGGACGTTTCCCGGAGCCCGGTGAAACGATCGAGATCCTCGGCTACGAGGCGAAGGTGACCAGCACCGACGGCCGCCGCGTGGGTCAGGTCCACTTCCGCAAGTTGCCGGAACCGAGCGACGAGCCCGCGGCCCAGGCCGAGGAGGAATTGGTCGGGAAGGACGCGGAGTAA
- a CDS encoding zinc ribbon domain-containing protein has translation MPIYEYVSEAPEDPERSCRICARGFELRRPVDRAPLEKCPLCKHPVKKVISRVNTPKIAKPLSVSDAKAAGFTVLERRDKGVYEKL, from the coding sequence ATGCCCATCTACGAATACGTTTCAGAAGCTCCGGAAGATCCCGAACGATCGTGCCGCATCTGCGCCCGAGGGTTCGAGCTGCGCCGTCCCGTTGACCGCGCGCCTCTGGAGAAATGCCCGTTGTGCAAGCACCCGGTGAAGAAAGTCATCTCCCGGGTCAATACTCCCAAAATCGCCAAGCCGCTCTCCGTGAGCGATGCCAAGGCCGCGGGATTCACCGTCCTCGAGCGACGCGACAAGGGCGTCTACGAGAAACTCTGA
- the rpsN gene encoding 30S ribosomal protein S14, with product MAKKSWIARNERKARTVAKYAELRLKLKEEKDYIGLTLLPRDASPTRLVNRCEFSGRRRAFLRRFKLSRISFRELASAGMIPGVTKSSW from the coding sequence ATGGCTAAGAAGAGCTGGATCGCACGCAACGAGCGCAAGGCGCGCACTGTCGCCAAATACGCCGAACTCCGTCTGAAACTGAAGGAGGAGAAGGACTATATTGGCCTGACCCTGCTTCCTCGCGACGCCAGCCCGACCCGTCTGGTGAACCGCTGCGAATTCAGCGGCCGTCGCCGCGCTTTCCTGCGCCGCTTCAAACTTTCCCGTATCAGCTTCCGCGAACTTGCCAGCGCCGGTATGATCCCCGGCGTCACCAAGTCGAGCTGGTAA
- a CDS encoding SUMF1/EgtB/PvdO family nonheme iron enzyme, translated as MQRSWLAGIPVWVAAGLAWANETRTLDLGGGVSMEVVRVEAGTFRQGSPATEEGRGADEAQRQVVLTKPFWIGRTSVTVAQWKRFVAESNYRTEAETGTSGGQGWDGKALVQQKQYTWRNPGFGQSPDDPVCLVTFPDAEQFCQWLSRKTQLRVTLPTESQWEYACRAGSAAPWHDGTTTLAAAGVKTDLAWHKANANSSTHATASTASNLWGIRIGGNVSEWCLDWYAPYPDGPATDPLQTNSNLSDKPRRVLRGGSWARDLKNTRSAARFRSDPRSRIADVGFRIAAPYEVIAESTAPGPTPGKPGPTTPAADPLPATTSQSTHMVSIGGLACLLIPLGIIAAIVVAIVKAASRKSSPPPFPAPGNNDYLPRTPAPQHQVRMTEDGFWLQTDANAGTPLDVTYRLADGMEQRSRLTYQPGPEGHFVFTGRRPLSVSIVPVVAAAAASAMASRMFNQPPPMQRPEPVEQDNDTWTRPVPPPRNPAAY; from the coding sequence ATGCAACGATCGTGGCTTGCCGGAATACCGGTCTGGGTGGCAGCGGGGCTCGCTTGGGCGAACGAAACCAGGACGCTCGATCTGGGCGGCGGCGTGTCGATGGAGGTCGTCCGGGTGGAAGCGGGCACGTTCCGGCAGGGTTCGCCCGCCACCGAGGAAGGCCGCGGTGCCGATGAAGCCCAACGCCAGGTGGTCCTCACCAAACCATTCTGGATCGGCCGGACTTCCGTGACCGTAGCGCAATGGAAGCGCTTCGTCGCCGAATCGAACTACCGCACCGAAGCCGAGACCGGCACCAGCGGTGGCCAAGGCTGGGACGGCAAGGCGCTGGTCCAGCAAAAGCAATACACCTGGCGCAATCCCGGCTTCGGCCAATCGCCGGACGACCCGGTGTGCCTGGTGACCTTTCCCGATGCCGAGCAGTTCTGCCAGTGGCTCTCCCGCAAGACGCAGCTCCGCGTGACCCTGCCCACCGAGTCACAGTGGGAATACGCCTGCCGCGCTGGAAGCGCCGCCCCCTGGCACGATGGCACCACCACGCTCGCCGCGGCGGGGGTGAAGACCGACCTCGCGTGGCATAAGGCGAACGCGAACAGCAGCACCCACGCCACGGCCTCCACCGCCTCGAACCTGTGGGGCATCCGCATCGGCGGCAACGTCTCGGAGTGGTGTCTGGATTGGTACGCGCCCTACCCCGATGGTCCCGCGACCGATCCACTGCAAACGAATTCCAATCTCTCCGACAAGCCGCGCCGCGTGCTGCGGGGCGGCTCGTGGGCCCGCGATCTCAAGAACACCCGCAGCGCCGCCCGCTTCCGCTCCGATCCCCGCAGCCGCATCGCCGACGTCGGCTTCCGCATCGCCGCGCCGTACGAGGTGATCGCCGAGTCCACCGCTCCCGGTCCCACGCCCGGCAAGCCCGGTCCCACCACTCCGGCAGCGGATCCGCTTCCTGCAACCACTTCCCAATCCACCCACATGGTTTCCATCGGCGGACTCGCCTGCCTGCTGATCCCGCTCGGCATCATCGCCGCCATCGTCGTCGCGATCGTGAAGGCCGCCTCCCGCAAATCCTCGCCGCCACCCTTCCCCGCTCCAGGCAACAACGACTATCTTCCTCGTACTCCAGCACCCCAGCACCAGGTGCGCATGACCGAGGACGGCTTCTGGTTGCAAACGGATGCCAACGCCGGAACCCCGCTCGATGTCACCTACCGCCTCGCCGATGGCATGGAGCAACGCAGCCGCCTCACCTACCAACCCGGCCCGGAAGGCCACTTCGTCTTCACCGGCCGCCGACCGCTCTCCGTTTCAATCGTGCCGGTGGTGGCAGCCGCCGCGGCCTCGGCCATGGCGTCCCGGATGTTCAACCAGCCGCCGCCAATGCAGCGCCCCGAACCGGTGGAACAAGACAACGACACCTGGACCCGCCCGGTCCCGCCGCCCCGCAATCCGGCCGCCTATTGA
- a CDS encoding D-2-hydroxyacid dehydrogenase, whose translation MSVLKVFTDIQASPALFDWLRQEIAPHELLIPAKRAASVLVEQASDPLIAEADIAFGQPDVASVLAAPRLKWLQVSSAGFTRYDTPEFRSTATARGLIVTNSSHVYDQACAEHVFAFMLAQARQLPCSLATRCANSDLAWTALRESSRLLLGQSVLIHGYGAIAERLVGMLEPFGVEITAIRRSPRGDEGIRVVTPDRATEALATADHVINILPDNAESRGYFNPAIFSAMKPGSVFYNIGRGTTVDQDALADTLENGPLAAAWLDVTDPEPLPEGHRLLGLPNCHITPHVAGGQSGETQVLIAHFLRNFRRHLGGETLVNRVIG comes from the coding sequence ATGTCCGTCCTCAAGGTTTTCACCGACATCCAGGCATCGCCCGCTCTCTTCGATTGGCTGCGCCAGGAGATCGCCCCGCATGAGCTATTGATCCCGGCAAAGCGCGCGGCCTCCGTGCTGGTCGAGCAGGCGTCCGATCCCCTCATCGCGGAGGCGGACATCGCCTTCGGCCAACCGGACGTCGCCAGCGTGCTCGCGGCCCCGCGGTTGAAATGGCTGCAAGTCAGCTCCGCCGGCTTCACCCGCTATGACACGCCGGAGTTCCGCTCGACCGCCACCGCACGCGGCCTGATCGTGACGAACAGCTCGCACGTCTACGACCAAGCCTGCGCCGAACACGTCTTCGCCTTCATGCTCGCCCAGGCCCGGCAATTACCGTGCTCGCTCGCCACCCGCTGCGCGAACAGCGACCTCGCCTGGACCGCGCTGCGCGAAAGCAGCCGCCTGTTGCTCGGTCAATCCGTGCTCATCCACGGCTATGGTGCGATCGCCGAACGCCTCGTCGGCATGCTCGAGCCCTTCGGCGTGGAGATCACCGCCATCCGCCGCTCGCCCCGCGGTGACGAAGGCATCCGTGTCGTCACGCCGGACCGGGCCACGGAGGCACTCGCCACCGCCGACCACGTGATCAACATCCTGCCGGACAACGCGGAATCGCGCGGCTATTTCAACCCCGCGATCTTCTCCGCGATGAAACCGGGCAGCGTGTTCTACAACATCGGCCGCGGCACCACCGTCGATCAGGACGCGCTGGCGGACACCTTGGAAAATGGTCCCCTTGCCGCCGCCTGGCTCGACGTCACCGATCCCGAACCACTGCCCGAGGGGCATCGTTTGCTCGGGCTCCCGAACTGCCACATCACCCCGCACGTCGCCGGTGGACAGAGCGGCGAGACGCAGGTGTTGATCGCTCATTTCCTGCGGAACTTCCGCCGCCATCTCGGCGGGGAAACGCTCGTCAACCGGGTGATCGGATAA
- a CDS encoding glycosyltransferase family 4 protein: MRAWMFDADPRRPWLAARTTRSLHAAGVREIHTTAPEEGPVLLIRAGTWLRHPEWFQPPPDNAPVLFGLPPFNAKDHPWHDLQARHGGNIQTTTDLPPATCEWHPAPASAIARVEGKPLPAGTRLVHFPALDFASATSPRVLEIVTSLQHGGAEKIAADLARHLPGHGLDTILAVLGSPLRRSLEDAPPFIDLSRVPRAGRGDAVKQLALGHGIDVLHLHLTSTEDTRALSAVGLPTAVTLHNTARGWPEGWETLRKGDASLFIACSNAVAEESRYRLPEIPVRTVWNGIEPLLESSRPATEIFTLVAVANPRPQKRLDRLPALLAATRTALKRHGHSGNLKLIVAGEAPEEHPNAIACLKDLERQARLHGIPLEFTGGARPVPEVLAEAHAFVSYSAHEGLSLAHLEALSAGLPVVATAVGGTPEIAARCPAMRLVAPEATPEEFAAALVPVLLDPPPSARDKVFRDFSTDRMAARTARLLRQVACRPDQPGETLWFVANNLSTGGAQSSLRRLMMELHHRGHRVRLALLQEYPDHPTPGREALTAEGINVFVPPPFGQIEAVDSADRILAEMAADPPRTVTFWNAITASKFLIAEGLPFARVVDVSPGEMFFDSLDRWLLQRPPSLPVCEPTDYGRVLDTMVVKYHAESPRATALGVPVKVVPNGIPLHAVVPRREPGPVLVFGTAARISPQKRLGDLIDAFRDALPELPPCVLRIAGGVETGSEEHAAELRTRSADLPIEWLGDLRDISTFHAKLDIFVMISNPAGCPNASLEALASGLSVIATDIGGASEQVIDGETGRLVPPYDPAALAKAMVNLAHAPNERARLATNGRRHMEAHFSLDRMVVNWLAVLTG, from the coding sequence ATGCGCGCCTGGATGTTCGATGCCGATCCGCGTCGGCCGTGGTTGGCCGCACGCACCACCCGCAGCCTGCACGCCGCAGGGGTCCGTGAGATCCATACGACCGCGCCAGAGGAAGGCCCCGTCCTCCTGATCCGGGCCGGGACCTGGCTGAGGCATCCAGAGTGGTTCCAGCCGCCACCGGACAACGCGCCGGTGCTCTTCGGCCTGCCGCCGTTCAATGCGAAGGATCACCCTTGGCATGACCTGCAAGCCCGGCACGGCGGGAACATCCAGACCACCACCGACCTGCCACCCGCCACATGCGAATGGCACCCGGCGCCCGCCTCCGCCATCGCACGGGTGGAAGGAAAGCCGCTGCCCGCGGGAACCCGGCTGGTGCATTTCCCCGCGCTCGATTTCGCCAGCGCCACCTCGCCGCGGGTGCTGGAGATCGTGACCAGCCTCCAGCATGGCGGGGCCGAGAAGATCGCCGCGGACCTGGCGCGGCACCTCCCCGGCCACGGCCTTGATACGATACTCGCCGTACTTGGCAGCCCGCTCCGCCGATCGTTGGAGGACGCGCCTCCCTTCATCGATCTTTCCCGCGTCCCGCGCGCCGGTCGCGGAGACGCGGTGAAGCAACTCGCGCTCGGACACGGCATCGATGTCCTCCATCTCCATCTCACCAGCACCGAAGACACGCGTGCGCTATCGGCAGTCGGCCTGCCCACCGCGGTGACGCTGCACAACACCGCCCGCGGTTGGCCGGAAGGCTGGGAGACCCTGCGGAAAGGCGATGCCTCGTTGTTCATCGCCTGCTCGAATGCCGTGGCGGAGGAATCCCGCTACCGCCTGCCGGAGATCCCGGTGAGGACGGTCTGGAATGGCATCGAGCCATTGTTGGAATCCTCCCGCCCGGCTACGGAGATATTCACGTTGGTGGCCGTCGCGAATCCGCGTCCCCAGAAACGCCTAGACCGCCTGCCCGCACTGCTGGCAGCCACGCGCACGGCGTTGAAACGCCACGGGCATTCCGGGAACCTGAAACTCATCGTCGCCGGGGAAGCCCCCGAGGAGCATCCGAATGCGATCGCGTGCCTGAAGGACCTCGAACGGCAGGCCCGGTTGCATGGCATCCCGCTCGAGTTCACCGGCGGCGCACGCCCGGTGCCCGAGGTGCTCGCGGAGGCCCACGCGTTCGTCTCCTACAGCGCCCACGAAGGCCTGAGCCTCGCGCATCTGGAAGCGCTTTCCGCAGGCCTTCCGGTGGTGGCCACCGCCGTGGGCGGCACGCCGGAAATCGCGGCCCGCTGTCCGGCGATGCGCCTCGTTGCACCGGAGGCCACTCCGGAGGAATTCGCCGCCGCACTGGTGCCGGTGTTACTCGATCCACCGCCATCCGCCCGCGACAAGGTCTTCCGCGATTTCAGCACCGACCGCATGGCCGCCCGCACCGCCCGGCTGCTGCGACAGGTCGCCTGCCGACCGGATCAACCGGGCGAAACACTCTGGTTCGTCGCCAACAACCTTTCCACCGGCGGTGCCCAATCCTCGCTGCGCCGCCTGATGATGGAACTCCATCACCGCGGCCATCGCGTGCGGCTCGCCCTCCTTCAGGAGTATCCCGATCACCCGACGCCCGGCCGCGAAGCGCTCACTGCCGAAGGCATCAACGTGTTCGTGCCACCGCCATTCGGACAGATCGAAGCCGTCGACTCCGCCGACCGGATCCTCGCGGAAATGGCCGCCGATCCGCCGCGCACGGTCACGTTCTGGAATGCCATTACCGCCTCGAAGTTCCTGATTGCCGAAGGCTTGCCCTTCGCGCGCGTCGTCGACGTCAGCCCCGGCGAGATGTTCTTCGATTCCCTCGACCGCTGGCTACTGCAACGCCCCCCTTCATTGCCGGTGTGCGAACCCACCGATTACGGCCGCGTGCTCGACACCATGGTCGTGAAGTATCACGCCGAATCGCCTCGGGCCACCGCGCTCGGCGTGCCGGTGAAGGTGGTGCCCAATGGCATCCCGCTGCATGCCGTGGTTCCCCGACGCGAACCCGGACCCGTGCTCGTTTTCGGCACGGCCGCGCGCATCAGCCCGCAGAAGCGACTCGGCGATCTGATCGACGCCTTCCGCGACGCCCTGCCGGAGCTACCTCCCTGTGTGTTGCGAATCGCCGGCGGAGTGGAAACCGGAAGCGAGGAACACGCGGCGGAACTACGGACCCGATCCGCAGATCTCCCGATCGAGTGGCTCGGCGATCTCCGCGACATCTCCACGTTCCATGCCAAGCTCGACATCTTCGTGATGATCTCGAATCCCGCCGGCTGCCCGAACGCCTCGCTCGAGGCCCTCGCCTCCGGCCTGTCGGTCATCGCCACCGACATCGGCGGCGCCTCCGAGCAGGTGATCGATGGTGAAACCGGCCGCCTCGTTCCACCCTACGACCCGGCCGCGCTGGCGAAGGCGATGGTCAATCTCGCGCACGCTCCGAACGAACGTGCGCGCCTCGCGACCAATGGCCGCCGCCACATGGAAGCACACTTCAGCCTCGATCGCATGGTGGTGAACTGGCTGGCGGTGCTCACGGGCTGA